The genomic interval AATAGTCACTGCAGTTATGTCAGGCACATTTGCTGAGTCGTTCAAAAGAAGCTGCTGTGCAACAGCATCGGAAGAATCCATGCAAAAATTGATAAATCTGCGATAACATGTCTACACTAAGACAAATAAGCATAATCAGTACCAAGTCTCTGTATTTTTCACGCCATGCTCATAATCCTGGTTTGCGCGTCTGAAGTGAAAGGTGTCCCTCGTCTCTCTGATGCTGGACAGAAGGGCAGGATTAGAAATAATGTCCAGGCTCATTAGCATATTCACTAAAAGAAAGTTGTGTGGAAAGCAGGGATCTGAAACTCACATGACCTGGAGGCAAATGAACATCTAGTCTGGTCTCAAGGGCCTGTCATGTGGGAAATATCCCATTGTGATAGCTCAATGGAACGGTATATTATTAACAAAAAATGATGTATATATGATGTTAAATGAATCTGTaagtaaaattttaaaaaacaaacaaacatgctgaAATACTTAATTGTAATTTGCTATTGAGTGACAGGCCACATGTAGTAGATTGGTGAGCAATATTTTGATTTACTGAGTCACCACACCTCTAGTAATGTTTACAACCTACCTGCTTGTGAATGGTCTTGTGATTAATATCCATACGTAGACTTTTTAGTCTGTTATTTACTAATCTAAGCACATCTAAGTGGCCAAGAGTGATTGTACATTACCATTTAAATAACTTAATGACTAGTTATATTATGGGAGTTCAGAATATTCAGCCGTTCACACTGTCTGCAGTAATTACTGTTGGATGCAGTGATGAAGACAGtgatgctattattattattgtttttaatgaatattttagtaaggacacatcattgacattgTGCATTCCCTAGACcattaccctaacctaaacccaattctaactgtaaaaccaggtcttaaccctaaCAAAAACTACTTTAAGGTTATGGGGCTCAgataaaatgtccccacaaataTAGGTTTATacgtttttttggacctcacaaagatataaataaaggTAAGCACTTTTTTTGTGGGAGAAACCCATGCATCACTCATGGAGAGGCGCGGTATGCATTCCTAATGATTCAATAAATTGATCATTACATTGAGTGCCTCAGTGAgctctgtctgcttattttgtgTAATGAGTGCATAGTTGGGTCATGACGTGTGCCGCTGATTTATAGATTGTGGAATCTAATCTTCTAATTTGCAAGCAATGAAAATCTTGTCATTGTCTTTTgtctgttaaataaaggttagttaaggttttttttagtgctgtcagtttaaCCCGTTATAAATGGCGTTAATGCAAACCCATTTTAAGTGATACCTTGAGTCACTGCAAAGACTTACTTCTGTTCTATGGTCGCTCtgtgatttgtgtgtgagacagattGAAACATTTTTTGCAAGTTCACATTTTTAATCATCTTATTCACAGTGAGTGAATATAGCAAAGCAGTTTTCcaacttttgttttttcagaaCAAGGCAAACTTTTACAAGGTTCCACCAAAGACACATACACATCTAATGATCACAATTCATGTTGACAAAGTCGTATTTACATAGCACATGTGCAATCTAATGACAATCTTGAACATCATTCAAAATGTTTGACAGATATCCTGAAATACATCCTACACTAAATCGTCATCAAGTTATGTTGATCCCCTGGATTATTATGTGGAATCATAAAATAGTTGCAATAATCAGGCAATCTATGAAGTtacaagacaaaaaagacaaaagcttAACCTAGTATGCCTGTATTAAACGTACAGGTGCAGTGTCAGCAGGATGGCAATAATAAGCTTGACCCATTAGTCATTTAAACAATATACCGCAATATCAAGGTAACATGGACTAGTTAAGAGGGCTTCTCTACAGCGTTGCACAAGTATAACTAAAGAAAGTCAAAGTATGGATCAAAAGAGCTTAGAATTAGAGACATCTTGAAATATTTTCCCAGTTATGATCTTCATGAAAGCTGATCGAAACtggctgtaaaaaaaagcatAGATACATGGATTGAACATTGAATTTGACCATCCAAGCCACTTAAAAAATTGCATGACATTAAAAGGTATTGTATAATTGCTCAAAGGATTAAAGCTCATACACAGAACGAAAGGCGTCCAACTCAGGAGAAAACTCCCCACCACAATAGACAGAGTTTTAGTCGCCTTTCTCTCCATTTTActggcagctgcagcagagtttGCCATGCTCAGGATGCTGCGTGCTTGTCTCTGTGCCACCATGAAAATCTTTAGGTAGAGTGCAAACATCACAATAGCTGGGATgccaaatgcaataaaaactcCCACAACTACTGTaccctgtgatttattttgaaataaaacacacttcttgtttttttgtcctttatcTGGGGCCTGGAATGTGAAAATAATTCCATTTAGAGTGGCAACAGTCCAGGACACCATGATCATGATCCAAACAACACggacatttattttaactcTGTATATCAAAGGATGACACACAGCATAATATCTGTCAACAGAAATGAAGCACACGTTCCACATGGAAGAATTGGACAGCAACATATCTAAGCTGCTCCGTACCCTACAAAGCAGATCATACAGACGCCAGTATGAGCTGACAACGAGCACAATACTGAAAGGCACAACTAAAACTCCAACTAGCAGgtcagccacagccagagagagcatCAGGAAGTTTGTAGGAGTGTGGAGCTGTTTGAAGTAAACAATGGAGATGATTACAAGTAGGTTTCCACACATTATGAGAACTGACAAAGAGCCACCAAAAATACATACTAGATATGAAATAGTCACTGCAGTTATGTCAGGCACATTTGCTGATTCATTAAAAAGTAACTGCTCTGCAACAACGTCTGAATAATCCATGTTTAAATGATAATTTATAACTTAATAACACACCTTACATTAAGACAAATGTGAATCATACACAGCAGCATACAAAGAAGTATCTACACCATGCTCATAATCCTGGTTTGTGTATCTGTAGTGAAAGGTGTCCCTAATCTCTGCTGGTGAGCAGAATGTCAGAATAGAAATACTGTTCATGCTCATTAGCATATTCAGTTTCAGAAAGGTGTGTTAAAATATGTCATCATGCTGAGAAACCACACCTCTACCTTAAGTACCAGTCAAGTTCTGGACACACCCtctcattaaatgtgttttttttttttttttaaatgtttttttactccggagacgtgtggacagaaatacttaacaatcctaaaaacgtgggttaatctccaacaactacagaagtctggtgtaaagtcactagtcactcgtgtgtgtgtgtgtcgacgtgtgtgtgtgtgtgtgtgtgtcatgtataaaacgaagtcaccgcagtttcactcagccgtgcagtgatgactctgccacacgttttgtagtggagatgcgacctgatcgtgccgtgtcgtgccgtgctgaggcgagtagagcctgtggaaatacgccattaggAAACTCGGGAGGGCCTGTTATATCATCAGCCTGAGGGGGGCAGGAATGAGACATTAGTAATCCCAAGTAGCCTACGGCACAAGATAATGACCTTGATTCTCTGGACGGGTCACTTGGTTAGCATGAAAACCCTGCAGAGGATATTCAGCACATTTTATTGGCCgggcattacattacattacatgtcatttagcagacgcttttatccaaagcggcttacaataagtgcatttaaacattagggtacaaataagagctagaagtaagtaagagcttcaagtaaaccaaactatgaagtgctagtcataagtgcgatgtataagtatttatttatttatttttttcttttgtcgtcgtcgttgtcttagtcgaggtagagtcggaagaaatgtgtttttagtcggcggaggaagatgtggaggctttccaccgtccggatgtcgatgaggagctcgttccaccatttgggagctaggacagtgaataGTCTCGAGTTcagcgaatgcctctgcgatcctctcagtgcgggggcagcgagccggtttgccgatgcagagtgAAGTGggtgggctggggtgtaggttttgatcatgtcctggatgtaggctggaccggatccgtttgtagcatggaacgcaagcactagagtcttgaagcggatgcgagcagctactggaagccagtgaagggagcggagaagcggtgtagtgtgggagaattttggtaagttgaagaccagtcgagctgctgcattctggatgagttgcagaggtcgtatggcacatgcagggagaccagccaggagggagttgcagtaatccaagcgtgagatgacaagagcctggaccagaacctgtgccgccttctgggttagaagaggccatatccttctgatgtttagcaacatgtatctgcaagatctagctgttgcagcaatgttggcagtgagggagagatggtcatcaagtgtcacacccaggttccttgcggtatgagaaggagttaccacagagttgtcgagggtgatggttagatctgtggtgggagagccctttcctgggagaaaaagaaactcagtcttgtcgagactgagtttcaggtgatggtcagacgtcCACTGAGAGATGTAGGTCAGACAAGCAGGGCATGTATACTGATGTACACAGACACTGCAAGACTTGCCAGCAGACACAAAGTTACTCTCCTAGTGATAGATATGCTATTCACCAGAATAGGGACGGACACTGTTGGATGCACACAGACAGGCCATCATTACATACTGGTAATCTATGAATGTGACACACGCTAACGTGAAGTATTTCCCCTATGCAAGGTCACAGCCAGAACTATTGCCCCTACACACCTACAGTTATTCTCTAGAGtagggattcctcaggagattTTAACTGACCGGGGAAAATTATTTCTCTGGAACACTCCAAAGCAAAGGTGTATAGGCTTCGAGGCATTTAGGGTATCAGGAGCACTCCCTACGACCCTCAGACTGACAGCCTGGTGCAAAGATACAACCAGACACTGAAAGGCACACTGGGTAAGTTTGTGGCTGCTAATGGCTGCTAATGCAATGGCCTACCTGGAGGTCCCCCAAGCATCACAGGGTTCTTGCTTTTTGAACTTAAGTATGGCAGGCAGGTGTGCAGGCCTCTTGATCTCCTCAGAGATTAAGAGTTACGTGTTTCTGCCGTACTGAGCCTTTCAAGTTCTGGATTGCATGCCATGTTCAAGTGAATTACACTCAAATTTGTGTAACTATGCAGTATTTTTACCCTAATTAAACAGCtttggaaaaccagccttgaaATAGCAGTGCTGGTAAGGGGTtttctctacttcctgtgagcacctCGTCTGCCTTGTTCTGTGTCTTGCCTGATtccctgattgttttcacctggtgcTCCTTACCCTCACTCCCTATATATACTCCCTTCTCCTGTTGCCATAGTGTTTTTCGTGTGTTGTCAGCGTCCGTGCCACTTCAGGTTTTGAATCAAGAAAGAGATCTTTTGTTGTGTTAGCttatggttttgtttgtttctcagttaTTTAAGGTTAAGTTTAGCTTTTTCTGAGCTGTTCCAGctccacttttgtttttgtttaaaggaAGCGATAAAGCTCTTTTAAACCCTTCTCCTGTTTCTGGcctcgtgcatttgggtccaagcctTGTGAGAGTTTCTAACACTCTTCCCTTAGTTCCCCctgttctttttgtgttttgttcagtATTTAATTTTTGAAACAATCTACTTCAATCTGGTTATTTATGTTGCTATCTTATCAGATGGAAATGTtgtgatcataaaaaaaaaatcaatatattttCTGTGAGTATGCATAAAACTCTAATATACAGACATCACATGTATTTAATGCTGCTAAAGTTTCATAAAACACTGAATATTCATTACTGTACTCATTAGATATTGTACAAGGGAACCTTGAATATAAtctaaattatattataattacttCCAAATTAATTTAGAAACCAAAACATGAGGTACTGgttgaaaaatcacattttatttaaccgTACAAGTCACACAGACCTGCTTGTGTTGTATGGTAactttgtggtttgtgtgtgtgagagattgaGAAATAGATATTTTTTTGCAAGTGATTAATATCTATAATCTCAAAGCAAGCTTTCATATGAGTGATTGAACATAGCTAAGCAGTTTTacagcttttgttttttcttttagacCAAGGCAACACTTTACAAGGTTTcaataataattgaaaaagTCATGTTTACAAAGCAAAGTGCAAGATTTATGTATCACAGAACAGCATTGAAACTGCCTGACACATATCCTGAAACACATCCTACACTAAATACactaaatcatgttttttgattattatgtGGCATCATTAATTCATGTCATTTTCTGTGAATAATCAGGCAACATTGTATTTTCACCTGTGAAATACTTGTAAAAGACAGAAGCCTAAATTAGTATGCCTGTATGAATGACATACTAGAATGGAAATAACAAGTAAATAAGATACACATGATGTTCATAGAGGCATTAacccattaaaatgttttatgggTTTATGGATCAAAAGAGCTTACAATTAGAGACATCTTGAAATATTTTCCCAGTCATGATCATCCTGAAAGCTGATCGAAACTGGCTGTAAAAGAAAGCATAAATAAAGGGATTGAACATTGAATTTGACCATCCAAGCCACTTAAAAAATTGCATGACATGAAAAGGTATTGTATAATTGCTGAAAGGATTAAAGCTCATACATAGAACAAAAGGCGTCCAACTCAGGAGAAAACTCCCCACCACAATAGACAGAGTTTTAGTCGCCTTTCTCTCCATTTTActggcagctgcagcagagtttGCCATGCTCAGGATGCTGCGTGCTTGTCTCTGTGCCACCATGAAAATCTTTAGGTAGAGTGCAAGCATCACAAtagctgggaaaaaaaatgtaattaaagctGCCACAACTACTGTACCctgtgctttattttgaaatgaagcacacctcttgtttttttgtcctttatcTGGGGCCTGGAATGTGATAATAATTCCATTCAGAGTGGCAACAGTCCAGGACACCATGATCATGATCCCAACAACacggacatttattttaattctgtatATCAAAGGATGACACACAGCATAATATCTGTCCACAGAAATGAAGCACATGTTCCATATGGAAGAATTGGACAGCAACATATCTAAGCTGCTCCGTACCCTACAAAGTAGATCATACAGACGCCAGTATGAGCTGACAAAGAGGATGACAGTGAAAGGCAAGATGAAAAGTCCAACTAGCAGgtcagccacagccagagagagcatCAGGAAGTTTGTAGGAGTGTGGAGCTGTTTGAAGTAAGCAATAGAGATGATTACAAGTAGGTTTCCACACATTATGAGAACTGACAACGAGCcaccaaaaatacaaaataaatatgaaatagtCACTGCAGTAACGTCAGGCACATTTGctgattcattaaaaagaagCCGATATTCAACAACATCAGAAGAATCCATGCTTAAATTATCATTTATAACTTAATAACACACCTTACATTAGgacaaataaacagagaatCATACACAGCAGTATACAAAGTAGTATGTTTCACACCATGCTCATAatcctggtgtgtgtttgtagtgaAATGTGTCCCTAATCTCCACTGGTGAGCAGAATGTCAGAATAGAAATACTGTTCAAGCTCATTAGCATATTCATTTCAACAAAGGTGTGTTAAAAATATGTCATCATGCTGAGAAACCACCTCTACCTACAGTAGCAGTCAAGTTCTGGACACACCCGCTCATGTaatgttttttcctcatttttcacAGTTGGTGTCAAAAGTGGAAATGTGGCAGAGTCCAGATGGGCCCAGATACGACCACTTTTGAAAGATTGGCTACATCCTATAGGTGGTCTCCACACTGAATGAACTCAAAAACTCCCAgagtttatttttcacttaatATAAGACAAAATCACCTAAAGAGTAGgatttaaagaggccatagcccggaagtgccagacgctgcatttttgtgtgtatctgtgtcattacctcatctaagaagccctaaaagtccataacaatcagttgagACACTGCTGAGAGCCCAgcatttgattgttttcctgagctctacgaagcaGAAatgcacttccgttgactaataACGTCACTGGTGATTTCACCTCTCCTCTAAACAGCAACGCCTCCATGTCTACTctactactctcgttgtagctgctgagcgttaCGGTTgtacggagccccagacatgacatggtaaaaaaaaaaagaagaaaattgtGCCCACAGTATAACGTGCACACAAAATACTATTTCGTGGCCACGAAGTAGGTATAATGTGCGCACGAAATACTAAGCTACAGAGCTTAATAATACTGAAATACTGAGCTAAGACATTCAatcaaaaaaagacattctgAAAGGCCTGTCATTGCAAGTAACCGTTATTACCGAGaggcatttaaacagaatattgaGAGGCGCAGGTACGACAATAACAACACCACACCGCTCGATTTGGTTACCCAGGTGTCCAGGaatgattatattattaattaatatttcgTGTGCACGTTATActtattttgtggccacaaagtAGTATTTTGTACGCACGTTATAGCTATTTCATGGGCacaatttctttaatttttttaccatgtcatgCCGGGGtccgtacaaccgatacgctcagcagctacagcgagagaagttcttcttcttctacggttgaaagtagcaatataaagcaggacacagcaccaaattTCACCCAAAGGAAGGAGCAGctccaacaatacgtatattacaatttttacaaacagtaaaactgtctttgtgtgcttgttttgtcgtttagcattagcgatagctggctacaggctaagctacacacGTTCggtcgtgtttcatttgcatgtatgtgtgtttatcatctcggcaACCACAActttatccaagctacaggcatCCTGTAGCAGTCTTTGCGATGGAGgtggttcacttgtcacagtgtcttgtgactctgggtcagactccgggtTAAATGCGTAAGGGATTATGGCGAGGGGTCGTGACGACgacattactcaa from Solea solea chromosome 17, fSolSol10.1, whole genome shotgun sequence carries:
- the LOC131443979 gene encoding trace amine-associated receptor 1-like, whose product is MDSSDVVEYRLLFNESANVPDVTAVTISYLFCIFGGSLSVLIMCGNLLVIISIAYFKQLHTPTNFLMLSLAVADLLVGLFILPFTVILFVSSYWRLYDLLCRVRSSLDMLLSNSSIWNMCFISVDRYYAVCHPLIYRIKINVRVVGIMIMVSWTVATLNGIIITFQAPDKGQKNKRCASFQNKAQGTVVVAALITFFFPAIVMLALYLKIFMVAQRQARSILSMANSAAAASKMERKATKTLSIVVGSFLLSWTPFVLCMSFNPFSNYTIPFHVMQFFKWLGWSNSMFNPFIYAFFYSQFRSAFRMIMTGKIFQDVSNCKLF